Proteins from a single region of Deltaproteobacteria bacterium:
- a CDS encoding radical SAM protein: protein MARFALSPDVRRAARRMARAARMAVRAAVDPDRPVLAQIIPMRRCNLACSYCNEYDKVSDPVPTAEVMRWLDKLAELGTQIVTLSGGEPMLHPDVDQIIAGIGARGMISGLITNGYFLQVDRIRKLNDAGLEYLQISIDNVKPDDVSQKSLKVLDAKLVNLANHAAFHVNVNVVLGSGVDRPEDALTIARRARELGFATSVGIIHDGSGRLRPLSAEERRVYDEVTRTGLGMYNRIRSFQSNLIEGRPNDWRCRAGARYLYICEEGRVHYCSQQRGHPGIPLADYTVEDIRREFHTPKGCAPLCTIGCVHRASVLDGWRPQRG from the coding sequence ATGGCACGCTTCGCACTGTCCCCGGACGTTCGCCGCGCCGCTCGCCGCATGGCCCGCGCCGCGCGGATGGCCGTACGCGCCGCGGTCGACCCGGACCGGCCGGTCCTCGCCCAGATCATCCCGATGCGGCGGTGCAACCTGGCGTGCAGCTACTGCAACGAGTACGACAAGGTGTCGGACCCGGTTCCGACCGCGGAGGTGATGCGCTGGCTCGACAAGCTGGCGGAACTGGGTACGCAGATTGTCACTCTCAGCGGCGGCGAGCCGATGCTCCATCCGGACGTCGATCAGATCATCGCCGGCATCGGCGCGCGCGGCATGATCTCGGGCCTGATCACCAATGGATACTTCTTACAGGTCGATCGGATCCGCAAGCTCAACGATGCCGGGCTCGAGTACCTCCAGATCAGCATCGACAACGTCAAGCCCGACGACGTGTCGCAAAAGAGCCTCAAAGTGCTCGACGCGAAGTTGGTCAATCTCGCCAACCACGCCGCGTTTCACGTCAACGTCAACGTGGTGCTCGGGTCCGGGGTCGACCGCCCCGAGGACGCGCTCACGATCGCCCGGCGCGCGCGCGAATTGGGCTTCGCCACGTCCGTAGGCATCATTCACGACGGGTCCGGTCGCCTTCGACCGCTATCTGCCGAGGAGCGGCGCGTCTACGACGAGGTCACGCGCACTGGCCTCGGCATGTACAACCGGATTCGCAGTTTTCAGTCCAACTTGATCGAAGGCCGGCCCAACGACTGGCGCTGTCGTGCCGGTGCGCGCTACCTGTACATTTGCGAGGAGGGCCGGGTTCACTATTGTTCGCAACAGCGGGGACACCCGGGGATCCCGCTGGCCGACTACACGGTCGAGGACATCCGCCGCGAGTTCCATACCCCCAAGGGCTGCGCGCCGCTTTGCACCATCGGCTGCGTCCACCGCGCCTCCGTGCTCGACGGCTGGCGGCCGCAGCGGGGGTAG
- a CDS encoding FAD-binding protein yields the protein MIPDRADVAIVGAGTAGAAAAALCARRGLRVVCVDRRPLDAAGARWVNGVPAAAFDAAGIARPTGAECRGTGAPFHLVAGWGPQRLVLRDHGVWEVDMRLLVARLQDAAREAGAVLAGGVRATAAGGGALHTDRGTVRAAAIVDASGLAGARLLGQPAVRRTDLCAAAQAVFAVDDRAAAEDFFARHGVSPGDTLCFTGIHGGFSILNVRLAGGDLSVLTGSIPALGHPSGEHILRAFAAEHAWIGARRFGGARAIPLRRPYDRLAADGVAALGDAACQVFPAHASGIGAGLVAARMLADALADGRGVDTYAVRWQRTHGGLLAAYDVFRRLSQALTADELARLIEKGIMDPDLAAAGLAQRAPVPSPASLPGKLVGLLTEPVLAARMADALARMVAVRALYAAYPRRPADRPAWSRRVARVFGDRPDPV from the coding sequence GTGATCCCGGACCGCGCGGACGTCGCGATCGTGGGCGCCGGCACCGCGGGCGCGGCAGCCGCGGCGCTGTGCGCGCGGCGCGGCCTGCGGGTCGTGTGCGTCGACCGCCGCCCGCTGGATGCGGCGGGAGCTCGGTGGGTCAACGGCGTGCCGGCCGCCGCGTTCGACGCCGCCGGTATCGCGCGGCCGACCGGGGCCGAGTGCCGCGGCACCGGCGCGCCGTTTCACCTCGTCGCCGGCTGGGGGCCGCAGCGGCTGGTGCTGCGCGACCACGGCGTGTGGGAGGTCGACATGCGCCTGCTCGTGGCGCGGTTGCAGGACGCCGCGCGCGAAGCGGGCGCGGTGCTGGCCGGCGGGGTGCGCGCGACCGCGGCAGGCGGCGGGGCGCTGCACACGGACCGCGGCACGGTGCGGGCCGCGGCGATCGTCGATGCGTCGGGGCTGGCGGGGGCGCGCCTGCTCGGCCAGCCGGCCGTGCGCCGGACCGATCTGTGCGCCGCCGCCCAGGCCGTGTTCGCCGTCGACGACCGCGCCGCCGCCGAGGACTTCTTCGCACGCCACGGTGTATCGCCGGGCGACACGCTGTGCTTCACCGGCATCCACGGCGGGTTTTCGATCCTCAACGTGCGCCTCGCCGGAGGCGACCTGTCGGTGCTCACCGGCAGCATCCCGGCCCTCGGCCATCCATCCGGCGAGCACATCCTGCGGGCGTTCGCGGCCGAGCACGCGTGGATCGGCGCGCGGCGGTTCGGCGGTGCGCGCGCGATTCCGTTGCGGCGACCGTACGACCGGCTCGCGGCGGACGGCGTCGCCGCGCTCGGGGACGCGGCATGCCAGGTGTTCCCGGCGCACGCGTCCGGGATCGGCGCGGGGCTGGTCGCGGCACGTATGTTGGCCGACGCCCTGGCGGATGGCCGCGGGGTAGACACCTATGCGGTGCGCTGGCAGCGTACTCACGGCGGCCTGCTCGCGGCGTACGACGTATTTCGCCGGCTGTCGCAGGCGTTGACGGCAGACGAGCTGGCGCGTCTGATCGAAAAGGGGATCATGGACCCGGACCTGGCCGCCGCCGGCCTCGCGCAGCGCGCGCCGGTGCCGTCGCCCGCGTCGCTGCCCGGCAAGCTGGTGGGCCTGCTGACCGAGCCGGTGCTCGCCGCCCGCATGGCCGATGCGCTCGCCCGCATGGTCGCGGTGCGCGCGCTGTACGCGGCCTATCCGCGGCGACCGGCCGATCGGCCCGCGTGGTCGCGGCGGGTTGCGCGGGTGTTCGGGGACCGCCCCGATCCGGTCTGA